From one Pecten maximus chromosome 8, xPecMax1.1, whole genome shotgun sequence genomic stretch:
- the LOC117333150 gene encoding uncharacterized protein LOC117333150 — protein MAYTLIKAGFKQITVFESSDYIGGMSRSIYHRRTPHDMGAYNIHSGYDELYKLINEFDAGVPIPGPEPNLWVDRKSGSRRKFIMSKYQYCSAVAEQLKPGINDSEVFTTIFAALTKYKTLHQQLFGIYKGSLMPRPSKKVLASLNMTTLEFLELHDIEILKCVLGVGMTAQGYGHLDEVSAIYGLIWMHPTYMAQLVLNPESSFNQILSKGYQFIWQEIVRQLNIDVRLSSPVTRIVREVKPRRRFDVTYSHCFGGKTETFDFLILSPTMNSLIKTVNFNKKENRLFEKTTHGYLATSLVDTTYGKRRSSSPHKYHIDNILSKVDNKVVMQRDTYSSMAQHKGRNYTAGLYPGGLDGIKEHSTVYYQLGSKPCH, from the exons ATGGCGTACACACTCATC AAAGCCGGATTTAAACAAATTACCGTTTTTGAAAGCTCCGACTATATTGGTGGAATGTCTAGATCTATTTATCATCGAAGAACACCTCATGACATGGGGGCTTATAATATTCACAGTGGCTATGATGAGCTGTATAAACTCATTAATGAGTTCGACGCCGGTGTCCCGATCCCTGGACCGGAACCTAATCTTTGGGTAGACAGGAAAAGTGGATCAAGACGCAAAT TTATCATGAGTAAGTATCAATATTGTAGTGCCGTAGCTGAACAACTTAAGCCGGGTATCAACGACAGCGAAGTATTTACAACTATTTTTGCAGCATTGACAAAGTATAAAACACTTCATCAACAATTATTTGGAATATACAAAGGGTCACTAATGCCTCGGCCAAGCAAGAAAGTTCTAGCTTCTCTCAACATGACAACCTTGGAGTTCCTGGAActacatgatatagaaataCTGAAGTGCGTGTTAGGGGTTGGTATGACGGCCCAGGGCTATGGGCATTTAGATGAAGTGTCAGCAATCTATGGTCTAATCTGGATGCATCCAACATATATGGCACAGTTGGTTTTAAACCCGGAATCTTCGTTCAATCAAATTCTTTCTAAAGGATACCAGTTCATCTGGCAGGAAATTGTTAGACAGTTAAACATAGATGTACGTCTCTCTAGTCCGGTCACAAGGATCGTTCGAGAAGTCAAACCCAGAAGACGGTTTGATGTGACTTATAGTCACTGTTTCGGGGGGAAAACTGAGACATTTGATTTTCTTATATTGAGTCCTACAATGAATTCGTTGATTAAAACtgttaattttaacaaaaaggAAAATAGACTATTTGAGAAGACCACACATGGATACTTGGCCACGTCATTGGTTGATACTACATATGGAAAGCGTAGAAGCAGTAGTCCTCACAAATACCATATCGATAACATTCTCAGTAAAGTTGACAACAAGGTGGTCATGCAAAGAGACACCTATTCATCTATGGCCCAACACAAAGGTCGGAATTATACTGCAGGTCTATATCCTGGAGGTTTGGATGGCATAAAGGAACACAGTACAGTGTATTATCAACTGGGTTCGAAGCCATGTCACTAG